The proteins below come from a single Salinilacihabitans rarus genomic window:
- a CDS encoding TrkH family potassium uptake protein has translation MRIRVDWRVSCSLVGTILKWLAVPLAFPLALAVYDGVDVVPFVATILVTLSLGAGLERLTDDRDLGAREAFLMVSLAWFSIAAVGAVPFVLAGNGSLAHPLDALFESMSGVTTTGATAITDFDAHSRAILLWRQLIQWLGGLGILVLATAILSRLGVAGAQLMETETQTRDVTKLTPRISETARLLWSLYIGITVAQMGLLYVLHLLGLAPNMTLYDAVAHPLTTVSTSGFSPRPESLAAFSPAVQWVTTAFMAVGATNFILIYLVLQGRFERLYRSDEFRFYVGVLLGFGAAVAALLAVEGPSLGGVEATVRHALFQVVSITTTTGYASVDFNDWSASAKNLLFVCMFIGGMAGSTTCSIKALRWLVVLKAFRRDLFVAGHPAAVRPVRLSGEVVDEGTIRDIYAYTLVSLVFFMAGTVFVVLDTARYGLTIGEFDAMSAAAATFFNVGPGFGVVGPFETYEVFPPATKVAMILLMWTGRIEIIPVLVLLTPAYWRR, from the coding sequence GTGAGGATCCGCGTCGACTGGCGAGTCAGCTGTAGCCTCGTCGGCACCATCCTGAAGTGGCTGGCGGTGCCGCTGGCGTTCCCGCTTGCGCTCGCCGTCTACGACGGCGTCGACGTGGTCCCGTTCGTCGCGACGATCCTCGTGACCCTGTCGCTCGGCGCCGGCCTCGAACGCCTCACCGACGACCGCGACCTCGGGGCCCGCGAGGCGTTCCTCATGGTGTCGCTCGCGTGGTTCTCGATCGCGGCGGTCGGGGCGGTTCCGTTCGTCCTCGCGGGGAACGGGTCGCTCGCGCACCCGCTCGACGCCCTCTTCGAGAGCATGAGCGGGGTGACGACGACGGGGGCGACGGCGATAACCGACTTCGACGCCCACTCGCGGGCGATCCTGCTGTGGCGACAGCTCATCCAGTGGCTCGGCGGGCTCGGCATCCTCGTGCTCGCGACGGCCATCCTCTCGCGGCTCGGCGTCGCCGGCGCGCAACTGATGGAGACGGAGACGCAGACGCGGGACGTGACGAAGCTCACGCCGCGGATCTCCGAAACCGCGAGGCTCCTCTGGAGCCTCTACATCGGCATCACCGTCGCGCAGATGGGGCTGCTCTACGTGCTTCACCTGCTCGGGCTGGCGCCGAACATGACGCTCTACGACGCGGTCGCCCACCCGCTGACGACCGTCTCCACGAGCGGCTTCTCCCCGCGACCGGAGAGCCTCGCGGCGTTCTCCCCGGCGGTCCAGTGGGTCACGACCGCGTTCATGGCGGTCGGGGCGACCAACTTCATCCTCATCTACCTCGTCTTGCAGGGGCGGTTCGAACGGCTCTACCGGAGCGACGAGTTCCGCTTCTACGTCGGCGTCCTGCTCGGGTTCGGCGCCGCCGTCGCCGCCCTGCTCGCCGTCGAGGGGCCGTCGCTCGGCGGCGTCGAGGCGACCGTCCGCCACGCGCTGTTTCAGGTGGTCTCCATCACGACGACGACGGGGTACGCCAGCGTCGACTTCAACGACTGGTCGGCGTCCGCGAAGAACCTGCTGTTCGTCTGTATGTTCATCGGCGGGATGGCCGGCAGCACGACGTGTTCGATCAAGGCGCTGCGCTGGCTCGTGGTGCTCAAGGCGTTCCGGCGGGACCTCTTCGTCGCCGGCCACCCGGCCGCCGTCCGCCCGGTTCGGCTGAGCGGCGAGGTCGTCGACGAGGGGACGATCAGGGACATCTACGCGTACACGCTGGTCAGCCTCGTGTTCTTCATGGCGGGGACGGTGTTCGTCGTCCTCGACACGGCCCGGTACGGCCTGACGATCGGCGAGTTCGACGCGATGAGCGCGGCGGCGGCGACCTTCTTCAACGTCGGCCCGGGGTTCGGCGTCGTCGGCCCCTTCGAGACCTACGAGGTGTTCCCGCCGGCGACGAAGGTCGCGATGATCCTGCTGATGTGGACCGGCCGCATCGAGATCATCCCGGTGCTGGTGTTGCTGACGCCGGCCTACTGGCGCCGGTGA
- a CDS encoding O-acetylhomoserine aminocarboxypropyltransferase/cysteine synthase family protein produces the protein MSDETDPHRFATRSVHAGHEPDPTTGARAPPIHQTTSYVFEDTDHAAALFGLEEFGNIYSRIMNPTNAALEERVASLEGGVGALATASGMAAFDLATFILADVGDNIVSSSSLYGGTYTYLTHTVAKRGVETTFVDTLDYDAYAAAIDENTAFVHLETIGNPALVTPDIERIADIAHENDVPLFVDNTFATPYLCRPLEHGADLVWNSTTKWLHGAGSTVGGILVDGGSFPWDEGDYPELTESNPAYHGVNFYETFGEQAFAVAARTRGLRDLGNQQSPFDAWVTLQKLESLPVRMEKHCENAQAVAEFLEDHPDVAWVTYPGLESHETHEEATKYLDGGYGGMITFGLEGGYDAAETVCNEVDLASLLANVGDAKTLIIHPASTTHQQLTEEEKLASGVTDDLVRLSVGIEDVDDVIADLDRAIEQA, from the coding sequence ATGAGCGACGAGACCGACCCCCACCGCTTCGCGACCCGTAGCGTCCACGCCGGCCACGAACCCGACCCGACCACCGGCGCCCGGGCGCCGCCGATCCACCAGACCACCTCCTACGTCTTCGAGGACACCGACCACGCCGCCGCCCTCTTCGGACTGGAGGAGTTCGGCAACATCTACTCGCGGATCATGAACCCGACGAACGCGGCGCTCGAAGAGCGCGTCGCGAGCCTCGAAGGCGGCGTCGGCGCGCTCGCGACCGCGAGCGGTATGGCGGCGTTCGACCTCGCGACGTTCATCCTCGCGGACGTGGGCGACAACATCGTCTCCTCGTCGTCGCTGTACGGCGGCACGTACACCTACCTCACCCACACCGTCGCCAAGCGGGGCGTCGAGACGACGTTCGTCGACACGCTCGACTACGACGCGTACGCGGCGGCCATCGACGAGAATACTGCCTTCGTTCACCTCGAGACGATCGGCAACCCCGCGCTCGTCACCCCGGACATCGAACGGATCGCGGACATCGCCCACGAGAACGACGTCCCGCTGTTCGTCGACAACACCTTCGCGACGCCGTACCTCTGCCGGCCGCTCGAACACGGCGCGGACCTCGTCTGGAACTCGACGACGAAGTGGCTCCACGGCGCCGGCTCGACGGTCGGCGGCATCCTCGTCGACGGCGGGTCGTTCCCGTGGGACGAGGGCGACTACCCCGAACTCACCGAGTCGAACCCGGCGTACCACGGCGTCAACTTCTACGAGACGTTCGGCGAGCAGGCGTTCGCCGTCGCCGCCCGCACCCGCGGCCTGCGGGACCTCGGCAACCAGCAGTCCCCGTTCGACGCCTGGGTCACCCTCCAGAAACTCGAATCGCTGCCGGTGCGCATGGAGAAACACTGCGAGAACGCCCAGGCGGTCGCGGAGTTCCTCGAGGACCACCCCGACGTCGCGTGGGTCACCTACCCCGGCCTCGAAAGTCACGAGACCCACGAGGAGGCGACGAAGTACCTCGACGGCGGCTACGGCGGGATGATCACCTTCGGCCTCGAAGGCGGCTACGACGCCGCCGAGACGGTCTGCAACGAGGTCGACCTCGCGAGCCTGCTGGCGAACGTCGGCGACGCGAAGACGCTGATCATCCACCCCGCGAGCACGACCCACCAGCAACTCACCGAGGAGGAGAAACTCGCAAGCGGCGTCACCGACGACCTCGTGCGTCTCTCGGTCGGCATCGAGGACGTCGACGACGTGATCGCGGACCTCGACCGGGCGATCGAGCAGGCCTGA
- the tes gene encoding tetraether lipid synthase Tes, which translates to MKSRPDQRPAEEPTVSEHAPVDGGEASRFARRVAPTAERYLKLTGSLCPACVADGDGVPTTIPMVVYEEAGEIRLAKECPDHGVVRDVYWRDAGLYYRAKRWRDEGDYLASAHAAVDSEGVDCPASCGLCPLHESHTGLGNVTVTNRCDLSCWYCFFYAEEDDPLYEPTVEEIREMVETVADEEPIGCNAIQLTGGEPTVRDDIVEVVAAVSEVVDHVQLNTHSGRLAGDLDLAERLRDAGVNTIYTSFDGFDPEFNVKNFWEMPAAIRTYREADLPVVLVPTVIGGENVDQLGDVVRFAAANSDVVRGVNFQPVSFVGRMPDHERARQRVTIPDVIRAIERGTDGAVPAASWYPIPSVTAVSDFVEAWSGEPSYRLSNHFACGMATYVYVDGDDLVPITDFLEVDAFLAALDDLAGHYDGDLGRLDRARAAARLAWELHRTVDADAAPDGARIGRWLLEALTAGSYEGLVEFHRNALFLGTMHFMDPYNYDVDRVERCDIHYSMPDGRVAPFCAYNVLPGLYRDPAQKRHAVSVEEWLERDYAEPTTADRPDRVRLRSGDGDDDGPGIYGYDVKRRRDGDEEERRRVERAYERSIERLEPV; encoded by the coding sequence ATGAAGAGCCGACCCGACCAGCGGCCGGCGGAGGAACCGACGGTGTCCGAGCACGCGCCAGTCGACGGCGGAGAAGCGTCCCGGTTCGCGCGGCGGGTGGCGCCGACGGCCGAGCGGTACCTGAAGCTGACCGGGAGCCTCTGTCCGGCCTGCGTCGCCGACGGCGACGGGGTTCCGACGACGATTCCGATGGTCGTCTACGAGGAGGCCGGCGAGATCAGGCTGGCGAAGGAGTGTCCCGACCACGGCGTCGTCCGGGACGTCTACTGGCGGGACGCGGGGCTCTACTACCGCGCGAAGCGGTGGCGCGACGAGGGCGACTACCTCGCGTCCGCCCACGCCGCCGTCGACTCCGAGGGGGTCGACTGCCCGGCGTCCTGCGGGCTCTGTCCGCTCCACGAGTCCCACACGGGGCTCGGGAACGTGACCGTCACGAACCGGTGTGACCTCTCGTGTTGGTACTGTTTCTTCTACGCGGAGGAGGACGACCCGCTGTACGAGCCGACGGTCGAGGAGATCCGCGAGATGGTCGAGACCGTCGCCGACGAGGAGCCGATCGGCTGCAACGCGATCCAGTTGACCGGCGGGGAGCCGACGGTACGCGACGACATCGTCGAGGTCGTCGCGGCCGTCTCGGAGGTCGTCGACCACGTCCAGTTGAACACCCACAGCGGGCGGCTCGCGGGCGACCTCGACCTCGCCGAGCGCCTGCGCGACGCCGGCGTCAACACGATCTACACGAGTTTCGACGGCTTCGACCCCGAGTTCAACGTGAAAAACTTCTGGGAGATGCCCGCGGCGATCAGGACGTACCGCGAGGCCGACCTCCCGGTCGTGCTCGTGCCGACGGTCATCGGCGGCGAGAACGTGGACCAACTCGGCGACGTCGTCCGGTTCGCGGCCGCGAACAGCGACGTCGTCCGCGGCGTGAACTTCCAGCCCGTCTCGTTCGTCGGGCGGATGCCCGACCACGAGCGCGCACGCCAGCGGGTCACCATCCCCGACGTGATCCGGGCGATCGAACGGGGCACCGACGGCGCGGTCCCGGCGGCGTCGTGGTACCCGATCCCCAGCGTGACCGCGGTCAGCGACTTCGTCGAGGCGTGGTCCGGCGAGCCGTCCTACCGGCTCTCGAATCACTTCGCCTGCGGGATGGCGACCTACGTGTACGTCGACGGCGACGACCTCGTCCCCATCACGGACTTCCTCGAAGTCGACGCGTTCCTCGCGGCGCTCGACGACCTCGCGGGCCACTACGACGGCGACCTCGGCCGCCTCGACCGGGCCCGCGCGGCCGCCAGACTCGCGTGGGAACTGCACCGCACGGTCGACGCCGACGCCGCCCCCGACGGCGCCCGGATCGGCCGCTGGCTGCTCGAAGCGCTGACCGCCGGCAGCTACGAGGGCCTCGTCGAGTTCCACCGGAACGCGCTGTTCCTCGGCACGATGCACTTCATGGACCCGTACAACTACGACGTCGACCGGGTCGAACGCTGTGACATCCACTACAGCATGCCCGACGGCCGCGTCGCCCCGTTCTGCGCGTACAACGTCCTGCCGGGGCTGTACCGCGACCCGGCCCAGAAGCGCCACGCCGTCTCCGTCGAGGAGTGGCTCGAACGCGACTACGCCGAGCCGACGACGGCAGACCGCCCGGACAGGGTCCGCCTGCGGTCGGGCGACGGGGACGACGACGGCCCGGGTATCTACGGCTACGACGTCAAGCGCCGCCGCGACGGCGACGAGGAGGAGCGCCGGCGCGTCGAGCGAGCGTACGAACGCTCTATCGAGCGTCTAGAGCCCGTCTGA
- a CDS encoding fibronectin type III domain-containing protein, with amino-acid sequence MFVAVLALSAAFAAPVAGASTDATTTATDEAGPSVDTLWADYLSDEALIVAGNLTDLGDADEATVRFEYRANGTDEWAVSDGERVNATGTVTEDLTGLEPGTEYEYRAVAETAVGVDRGETRTIETLPDRPAATTVGAENVTEDGAVLVTNVTDLGGADSATVWFSYSPTDEDEPHSDWTETDPVTVTSTGLADRVVDGLEPGTEYEFTSHIDDGDQTGYSAGYETFTTDDPFVVATGPATDVSKTGATLTGEVVDFGGADGASAWFEYRASGADEWATTEAVAPDSAAGVSAAVDALEPGTTYEFRVVAEATDGDADVGAVESFETLPDPAVETGAATAVDDASATVAGDLVDLGGADAATVAVQYRAAGESAWVETDGETLTAPGAFDASLTGLEPETEYEYRAVVRADGVVETGATATLTTDVAEHDPTVEELAGVDESSSNPHAELAVDWAVADADGDLSSVAVTIRDGDGRVVDAAEESVAGDAASGSFATEVKHGAGDTYRVTLEVADGAGNVVVERTEIGA; translated from the coding sequence GTGTTCGTCGCCGTACTCGCACTGAGCGCCGCGTTCGCGGCGCCGGTCGCGGGGGCGTCGACGGACGCGACGACGACCGCGACCGACGAGGCCGGCCCGTCGGTCGACACCCTCTGGGCCGACTACCTGAGCGACGAGGCCCTCATCGTCGCCGGGAACCTCACCGACCTCGGCGACGCCGACGAGGCGACCGTCCGGTTCGAGTACCGCGCGAACGGGACCGACGAGTGGGCCGTCTCCGACGGCGAGCGGGTGAACGCGACGGGGACTGTCACGGAGGACCTCACGGGCCTCGAACCCGGCACCGAGTACGAGTACCGCGCCGTCGCGGAGACGGCGGTCGGCGTCGACCGCGGCGAGACCCGGACGATCGAGACGCTGCCGGACCGGCCCGCGGCGACGACCGTCGGCGCGGAGAACGTCACCGAGGACGGTGCGGTGCTCGTCACGAACGTGACCGACCTCGGCGGCGCCGACTCGGCGACGGTGTGGTTCTCCTACAGCCCGACCGACGAGGACGAACCACACTCCGACTGGACGGAGACCGACCCGGTGACGGTCACGTCGACCGGCCTCGCTGACCGGGTCGTCGACGGCCTCGAACCCGGGACCGAGTACGAGTTCACCTCCCACATCGACGACGGCGATCAGACGGGTTACTCGGCCGGCTACGAGACGTTCACGACCGACGACCCGTTCGTCGTCGCGACCGGGCCCGCGACCGACGTCTCGAAGACGGGCGCGACCCTGACCGGCGAGGTCGTCGACTTCGGCGGCGCCGACGGCGCGAGCGCGTGGTTCGAGTACCGCGCGAGCGGGGCCGACGAGTGGGCCACGACGGAGGCGGTCGCGCCGGACTCGGCCGCCGGCGTCAGCGCCGCGGTCGATGCCCTCGAACCCGGCACGACCTACGAGTTCCGCGTCGTCGCCGAGGCGACCGACGGCGACGCCGACGTCGGCGCGGTCGAGTCGTTCGAGACGCTCCCCGACCCCGCGGTCGAGACCGGCGCCGCGACCGCCGTCGACGACGCGTCGGCGACCGTCGCCGGCGACCTCGTCGACCTCGGCGGGGCCGACGCCGCGACCGTCGCCGTCCAGTACCGCGCGGCGGGCGAGAGCGCGTGGGTCGAGACCGACGGCGAGACGCTGACCGCGCCGGGCGCGTTCGACGCCTCGCTGACGGGTCTCGAACCCGAGACCGAGTACGAGTACCGCGCGGTCGTCCGCGCCGACGGCGTCGTCGAGACGGGCGCGACCGCGACCCTGACGACCGACGTCGCCGAGCACGACCCGACCGTCGAGGAACTCGCGGGCGTCGACGAGAGTTCGTCGAACCCGCACGCCGAACTGGCCGTCGACTGGGCCGTCGCCGACGCGGACGGCGACCTCTCGTCGGTCGCGGTGACGATCCGCGACGGCGACGGGCGGGTCGTCGACGCCGCCGAGGAGTCGGTCGCCGGCGACGCCGCGAGCGGGTCGTTCGCGACCGAGGTGAAACACGGCGCCGGCGATACGTACCGCGTGACCCTCGAAGTCGCGGACGGGGCCGGTAACGTCGTCGTCGAGCGCACGGAGATCGGCGCGTAG
- a CDS encoding sodium:calcium antiporter — MFAVATSLLLAAVGTVVVWTGSQSLEGAADDLAAAYGLPVVVQGAIVAAVGSSAPELSSVLLATLLHQEFELGVGAVVGSAVFNLLVIPSAAALIGGALPTTRELVYKEALFYMLAVAALLLTFSMAVIYNPADGSGLPGTVTRSLALFPLALYGIYLFAQYLDTADHGPASSDDVDVVRTWLAFGLGLALIVVGVEALVRAAIGLGEAFGTPTFLWGMTVVAAGSSLPDAFVSIAAARAGRPTVSVANVLGSNTFDLLVAVPVGVLVAGSLTVTFAHVVPMMGYLVLATTAFFAVARTEMLLSGREAWGLLALYGGFVVWLVLESVGALSVVAT; from the coding sequence ATGTTCGCGGTCGCGACGTCGCTGTTGCTCGCGGCGGTCGGCACGGTCGTCGTCTGGACGGGGAGCCAGTCGCTGGAAGGGGCCGCCGACGACCTCGCGGCCGCCTACGGGTTGCCGGTCGTCGTCCAGGGGGCGATCGTCGCCGCCGTGGGGTCGAGCGCGCCCGAACTCTCGAGCGTGTTGCTGGCGACGCTGCTCCACCAGGAGTTCGAACTCGGGGTGGGCGCGGTCGTCGGATCGGCGGTGTTCAACCTGCTGGTGATCCCGAGCGCCGCGGCGCTGATCGGCGGGGCGCTCCCCACGACGCGCGAGTTGGTCTACAAGGAGGCGCTGTTCTACATGCTCGCGGTCGCGGCGCTGCTGTTGACGTTCTCGATGGCGGTCATCTACAACCCGGCCGACGGGAGCGGGCTCCCGGGGACCGTCACGCGGTCGCTCGCGCTGTTCCCGCTCGCGCTGTACGGCATCTACCTGTTCGCCCAGTACCTCGACACCGCGGATCACGGACCCGCGTCGAGCGACGACGTCGACGTCGTCCGGACGTGGCTCGCGTTCGGCCTCGGACTGGCGCTGATCGTCGTCGGCGTCGAGGCGCTCGTCCGCGCGGCGATCGGCCTCGGCGAGGCGTTCGGCACCCCGACGTTCCTCTGGGGGATGACCGTCGTCGCCGCGGGGTCGAGCCTCCCGGACGCGTTCGTCAGCATCGCGGCCGCGCGGGCCGGCCGGCCGACGGTCTCCGTGGCGAACGTCCTCGGGAGCAACACGTTCGACCTCCTCGTGGCCGTCCCCGTCGGCGTCCTCGTCGCGGGGTCGCTGACGGTCACGTTCGCGCACGTCGTGCCGATGATGGGCTACCTGGTCCTCGCGACGACCGCCTTCTTCGCCGTCGCGCGGACGGAGATGCTGCTCTCCGGGCGCGAGGCGTGGGGGCTGCTGGCGCTGTACGGCGGGTTTGTCGTCTGGCTGGTCCTCGAGAGCGTCGGCGCGCTCTCGGTCGTCGCGACCTGA
- the gpmI gene encoding 2,3-bisphosphoglycerate-independent phosphoglycerate mutase encodes MKAALIVLDGWGLGEDDTEGRNAVEAAHTPVFDRLSANGARGRLEVKGRRVGLPDGQMGNSEVGHLNIGAGRVVHQEYTRISDAIADGSFRENDAINAAFDRAREGGGRVHFLGLVSDGGVHSDHEHLHALIRMAADRDVEAVTHAFTDGRDTSPHGGEEYLAELEEVAADAGTGDVATVSGRYYAMDRDQNWERTKRAYDAIVNREAEFTAESAVDAVRESYERGQTDEFVEPTLVESEAPGASESERRSREQGGPALEDGDAAVWFNFRSDRARQLTRLLADIRPEWEFETSPPDVEVVMMTQYDKTFDLPVAFPPNQPEQVLGEVLADAGKTQLRIAESEKYAHVTYFLNGGREVEFDGEIREIVESPDVPTYDHQPEMSAAEVTDAAISIVESDDPDVLVLNYANPDMVGHTGDYRAAVEAVEAVDTELGRLVRVLEANGSHVLVTADHGNADDMGTEDDPHTAHTYNDVPLVYVAPDGTDGGRTVREGGTLADIAPTLLELIGVEQPPEMTGESLLE; translated from the coding sequence ATGAAGGCGGCACTGATCGTCCTCGACGGCTGGGGACTCGGTGAGGATGACACGGAGGGCAGGAACGCGGTCGAGGCCGCCCACACGCCGGTGTTCGACCGGCTCTCGGCGAACGGGGCGCGGGGGCGACTCGAAGTGAAAGGCCGGCGGGTCGGCCTCCCCGACGGGCAGATGGGCAACAGCGAGGTCGGCCACCTCAACATCGGCGCCGGCCGGGTCGTCCACCAGGAGTACACCCGGATCTCCGACGCCATCGCCGACGGCTCCTTCCGCGAGAACGACGCGATCAACGCGGCGTTCGACCGCGCCCGCGAGGGCGGCGGCCGCGTCCACTTCCTCGGGCTGGTCAGCGACGGCGGGGTCCACTCCGACCACGAGCACCTCCACGCGCTGATCCGGATGGCCGCCGACCGCGACGTCGAGGCGGTCACCCACGCGTTCACCGACGGCCGGGACACCTCGCCACACGGCGGGGAGGAGTACCTCGCGGAACTCGAAGAAGTGGCCGCCGACGCCGGGACGGGCGACGTCGCGACCGTCTCAGGGCGCTACTACGCCATGGACCGCGACCAGAACTGGGAGCGGACGAAGCGCGCGTACGACGCCATCGTGAACCGGGAGGCCGAGTTCACCGCCGAATCGGCGGTCGACGCGGTGCGGGAGTCCTACGAGCGCGGCCAGACCGACGAGTTCGTCGAGCCGACGCTGGTGGAAAGCGAGGCGCCCGGCGCCTCGGAAAGCGAACGGCGAAGCCGTGAGCAGGGCGGTCCCGCGCTCGAAGACGGCGACGCCGCGGTCTGGTTCAACTTCCGCTCGGACCGCGCGCGCCAGTTGACGCGGCTGCTCGCGGACATCCGCCCCGAGTGGGAGTTCGAAACCAGCCCGCCGGACGTCGAGGTCGTGATGATGACCCAGTACGACAAGACGTTCGACCTCCCCGTCGCCTTCCCGCCGAACCAGCCCGAGCAGGTCCTCGGGGAGGTACTCGCCGACGCCGGCAAGACCCAGCTTCGGATCGCCGAGTCCGAGAAGTACGCCCACGTCACCTACTTCTTAAACGGCGGCCGCGAGGTCGAGTTCGACGGCGAGATCCGCGAGATCGTCGAGAGCCCCGACGTGCCGACCTACGACCACCAGCCGGAGATGAGCGCGGCCGAGGTGACCGACGCCGCGATTTCGATCGTCGAGTCCGACGACCCGGACGTGCTCGTGCTCAACTACGCCAACCCCGACATGGTCGGCCACACCGGCGACTACCGCGCCGCCGTCGAGGCCGTCGAGGCCGTCGACACCGAACTCGGACGACTCGTCCGCGTCCTCGAAGCGAACGGCTCGCACGTGCTCGTGACGGCGGACCACGGCAACGCCGACGACATGGGTACCGAGGACGACCCCCACACCGCCCACACGTACAACGACGTCCCGCTCGTCTACGTCGCCCCCGACGGCACCGACGGCGGTCGGACCGTCCGCGAGGGCGGCACGCTCGCCGACATCGCGCCGACGCTGCTCGAACTGATCGGCGTCGAGCAGCCCCCGGAGATGACCGGCGAGTCGCTGCTGGAGTGA
- a CDS encoding DNA double-strand break repair nuclease NurA, which translates to MTLDPVHFDGIARLARRIDGGADERDHREFAETVWTEFLDPLTDERGRLVLEPVESLSRHLVDREGVALRERPFPTEHGLDAGTINPTTFRNGLVIDIAQAAMSATPSDLELHRSRTVVATVHSNDETATVDDRWDRFDEGYSRSRAVKVPPLPRFAEGVVHALALYLAESTHAREHAGDVDDLLVLDGPLYPRGLLRWSDRHPDLADFLLEDPRPTTVLENYVRLVEEFVERDVPLVAFVKNPATRVLTRTVKRTGADAPWADDAAFFSRVLERGEYVDDVDGPRWEREEDALTYTGWFRSRGGVDRPLSADGDALGVERRLDTEQYEVTFFVVYDPREDLVYRIEAPYAFTRDPEVRERLTMQLLSDVAIAGGPPRIVEKADELARISAREKRSLRETLEERFETTWDRSYDDVRWPEEYDA; encoded by the coding sequence ATGACGCTCGATCCGGTTCACTTCGACGGCATCGCGCGGCTCGCGCGACGGATCGACGGCGGCGCCGACGAGCGCGACCACCGCGAGTTCGCCGAGACCGTCTGGACCGAGTTCCTCGATCCCCTCACCGACGAGCGGGGGCGACTCGTCCTCGAACCCGTCGAGTCGCTCTCGCGGCACCTCGTCGACCGCGAGGGCGTCGCCCTCCGCGAGCGGCCGTTTCCGACCGAACACGGCCTCGACGCCGGGACGATCAACCCGACGACGTTCCGCAACGGGCTGGTCATCGACATCGCGCAGGCGGCGATGAGCGCGACGCCCTCGGACCTCGAACTGCACCGCTCGCGGACGGTCGTCGCGACGGTCCACTCGAACGACGAGACCGCGACCGTCGACGACCGCTGGGATCGCTTCGACGAGGGGTACAGCCGCTCGCGGGCGGTCAAGGTGCCGCCGCTGCCGCGGTTCGCCGAGGGGGTCGTCCACGCGCTCGCGCTCTACCTCGCCGAGAGCACCCACGCCCGCGAGCACGCCGGCGACGTGGACGACCTGCTCGTCCTCGACGGGCCGCTGTACCCCCGCGGGCTGTTGCGCTGGAGCGACCGCCACCCCGACCTCGCGGACTTCCTGCTCGAGGACCCCCGGCCGACGACGGTCCTCGAAAACTACGTCCGCCTCGTCGAGGAGTTCGTCGAGCGGGACGTCCCGCTCGTCGCGTTCGTGAAGAACCCGGCGACGCGGGTGCTCACCCGAACCGTCAAGCGGACAGGAGCCGACGCGCCGTGGGCCGACGACGCCGCCTTCTTCTCGCGGGTGCTGGAGCGCGGCGAGTACGTCGACGACGTCGACGGCCCGCGCTGGGAGCGCGAGGAGGACGCGCTCACGTACACCGGCTGGTTCCGCTCGCGCGGCGGCGTCGACCGGCCGCTATCGGCCGACGGCGACGCTCTGGGGGTCGAACGACGGCTCGACACCGAGCAGTACGAGGTGACGTTCTTCGTCGTCTACGATCCCCGCGAGGACCTCGTCTACCGGATCGAGGCACCGTACGCGTTCACCCGCGACCCGGAGGTCCGCGAGCGGCTGACGATGCAACTGCTGAGCGACGTCGCGATCGCCGGCGGCCCGCCGCGGATCGTCGAGAAGGCCGACGAACTCGCCCGGATCAGCGCACGCGAGAAGCGGTCGCTCCGGGAGACCCTCGAAGAGCGGTTCGAGACGACGTGGGACCGCAGCTACGACGACGTCCGCTGGCCCGAGGAGTACGACGCCTGA
- a CDS encoding helix-turn-helix domain-containing protein, which yields MREFVVDLEYASGRSPLADALAAHHGATVRSLACHATPETLWRVDYAAGTREALAAIEDGYLDHDVPIDRLDAAEAADRETVVLDRTEESFVAYAWWRRPPDAVSLPHLALDHFGDGIVFETEWDGRHYTWRLLLPGDPAVQSFLEDLHGSLDGRVRAKLSQYTDVQGRRLGGTGTERLLPLKHRRVLHYAVEYGYYDVPRRITLEELAEKLDLPRSTLSYRLRRAESELVTWFTDADRTVGFTEGPES from the coding sequence ATGCGGGAGTTCGTCGTCGACCTCGAGTACGCTTCGGGCCGGTCGCCGCTGGCGGACGCGCTGGCGGCCCACCACGGCGCCACCGTCCGGTCGCTCGCGTGTCACGCCACCCCGGAGACGCTCTGGCGGGTCGACTACGCGGCGGGCACCCGGGAGGCGCTGGCGGCTATCGAGGACGGGTACCTCGATCACGACGTGCCGATCGACCGCCTCGACGCCGCCGAGGCGGCCGACCGCGAGACGGTCGTCCTCGACCGCACCGAGGAGTCGTTCGTCGCCTACGCCTGGTGGCGACGGCCCCCGGACGCCGTCTCCCTGCCCCACCTCGCCCTCGACCACTTCGGCGACGGCATCGTCTTCGAGACGGAGTGGGACGGCCGCCACTACACGTGGCGGCTCCTCCTCCCCGGCGACCCGGCGGTCCAGTCGTTCCTCGAGGACCTCCACGGGAGCCTCGACGGGCGGGTCCGGGCGAAACTGAGCCAGTACACCGACGTGCAGGGGCGACGGCTCGGCGGGACGGGGACCGAGCGGCTGTTGCCCCTCAAACACCGCCGGGTCCTGCACTACGCCGTCGAGTACGGCTACTACGACGTGCCGCGGCGGATCACCCTCGAGGAACTGGCCGAGAAACTCGACCTGCCCCGGTCGACGCTCTCCTACCGGCTCCGCCGGGCGGAGTCGGAACTGGTGACGTGGTTCACGGACGCCGACCGGACGGTCGGCTTCACCGAGGGCCCCGAGTCCTGA